The following are encoded in a window of Vespula vulgaris chromosome 8, iyVesVulg1.1, whole genome shotgun sequence genomic DNA:
- the LOC127065824 gene encoding 60S ribosomal protein L7: MVMRTLRSIFSRNNISTAIYRPRNSIVVLYRRAIWCGRIYPWLTRVWKVSLPSGRMAEEKKETTAAKKLPAVPESVLKRIRRRESVKAARLQTSIKQRANRYKKRKVIFKRAENYVKEYRTKERDEIRLIRQAKNRGNYYIPGEARLAFVIRIRGVNQVAPKVRKVLQLFRLKQINNGVFVKLNKATINMLRIVEPYITWGYPNLKSVRELIYKRGFAKVNRQRIPITSNSIIEKKLGRSGIICMEDLIHEIFTVGPKFKYASNFLWPFKLNTPNGGWRKKTNHYVEGGDFGNREDKVNELLRRMV; this comes from the exons ATGGTTATGCGAACATTGCGCTCTATATTTTCGAGAAATAATATCTCGACTGCGATATATCGCCCGCGAAACTCAATAGTCGTACTTT ATCGACGCGCCATCTGGTGTGGAAGAATCTATCCTTGGTTGACAAGAGTTTGGAAAGTTTCTCTACCAAGCGGAAGAATGGCGGAAGA aaagaaagaaactactGCAGCTAAAAAGCTTCCGGCAGTACCAGAATCGGTACTGAAAAGAATAAGACGACGCGAATCGGTAAAAGCTGCACGTTTACAAACATCTATTAAG caACGTGCAAATCGTTATAAGAAGAGGAAGGTTATCTTCAAGAGAGCTGAAAATTATGTTAAGGAATatagaacaaaagaaagagatgaaattaGATTAATCAGACAAGCAAAAAATCGTGGAAATTATTACATTCCTGGTGAAGCAAGATTAGCCTTTGTCATTCGTATACGAGG TGTTAATCAAGTTGCGCCAAAAGTACGTAAAGTACTTCAGCTCTTCCGTTTGAAGCAAATCAACAATGGCGTATTCGTAAAACTGAATAAGGCTACCATAAATATGCTTCGCATCGTGGAACCATACATAACTTGGGGATATCCAAATTTGAAGTCTGTTAGAGAATTGATTTACAAACGTGGTTTTGCTAAAGTTAACCGGCAACGTATTCCTATTACGAGCAACAGTATCATCGAGAAAAAGCTTG GTCGCTCAGGAATTATCTGCATGGAAGACTTGATCCATGAGATATTTACAGTAGGACCAAAGTTTAAATATGCAAGCAATTTCTTATGGCCTTTTAAG CTGAATACTCCTAACGGTGGATGGCGTAAGAAAACTAATCATTATGTAGAAGGTGGAGACTTTGGAAATCGCGAAGACAAAGTTAATGAGCTTCTCAGGAGAATGGTTTAA